The genomic DNA CGCGTTGCGCTGCTTTACGACAAGATCGGCGAGGAACACTACAACATTATCTCCGCGCTCCATAAAAGCATGCGCAACGGCGATGCCGACGCGGCGCTTTACTGGCTCGGGCGGATGTTGGAGGCGGGAGAGGATCCTCTCTATATCGCCCGGCGGATGATCCGTTTCGCGAGTGAAGATGTCGGAAACGCCGATCCGCAGGCCCTGGTTTTGGCCGTGGCGGCAAAAGACACGGTTCATTTCCTCGGAATACCCGAGGGGAAATTGGCCCTTGCCCAATTGGCCGTTTATCTGGCTGCCGCGCCGAAATCGAACGCGGTCTACGTCGCCTACGGACGGGTCGAAGATGATCTCCGCGCCGGACGCGTCTACCCCGTTCCGTTGCAGATTCGAAATGCGCCGACAAAACTGATGAAGGAGCTCGATTACGGAAAGGGCTATGAATACGCCCACGATTCCGACGATAAGACGACGGCGCTGGAGTGCTTTCCGGAGGAACTCAAGGGCCGCCGTTACTACGAGCCGGAAGGATCGGGGAGCGAAAAGTCGGTTCGGGAACGACTGAAAACCTGGCAGGAAGTCCGTCAGCGCTTGAGGAAGAAATAGTAAATGAGCGAAAGACTGACAACGGTCGAGCGAAGGCGAATGTCCGGCGTCGAATGGGAGTTCCCTTCGAACGATCAGCTGGTATCCGAGGAACCGCTTGAAATGCGACTCAACGGCGAGGCGTTGGCGGTCACGATGCGAACGCCGGGGGACGATTTTGAACTGGTGCGCGGTTTTCTTTACACGGAACAGATCGTCAATCGTCCGGAAGAGATTCTCGGTTTGGAGCGACCGGGGAACGGCGCCAAGGAGTCGCATACAAATGTTGTTTCGGCCACGGTGCCGCCAAAGATTTTGGAAGGCAAATGCTGGCTACGGAATTTCTATGCGTCGTCGAGCTGCGGTGTCTGTGGAAAAGCGTCGATCGAGCAACTCCGTCTGACCCGCCCGATCATTGAATCGTCGTTCCGCGTGGGAGTCGAACGCTTGTATCAAGTGGTAGGTCGAATGCGGAAGCTCCAAGCGCTGTTCAATCAGACCGGGGGGTTGCACGCGGCGGCTCTCTTCAACGAACGCGGTGAAGTGGTCGTTGTGCGGGAGGATGTCGGCCGGCACAACGCCGTGGACAAAGTCGTCGGTTGGGCGATGGAGTCGTATCAGGTCCCGGTCCGGGATCTGGGCCTCTTTGTGAGCGGCCGGTCCAGCTTTGAGATCGTTCAAAAGGCCATTGCCGCGGGAATTCCTTTTGTGGGAGCCATCTCCGCACCGAGCAGTCTGGCCGTGAGTTTGGCGAAAGAATACCGCGTAACGCTCGCCGGTTTTGTCCGGGGAGAGACTTGCAGTGTTTATTCAGAACCGGATCGGATTCAGTCCAATGAAACTTGAAACGCTGACCGCCGCCGTTTTGTCCGGCGGAGAGAGCCGACGGATGGGGAGTGACAAGGCACTGCTTCGGACCGACGGAGGAACAACCTGGATTGAGCGCGTTGTTTGGGTGGCTCGGAGCCGCGCAGTGCGCACGATCGTTGTGACGGGGCGTTCCCCGAGATACGTCGATCTATTCGATCCGTCGACGGCTGAAATTGTTCCGGACGATTCCGATGTCCATGGAAAGGGACCGCTGGGAGGGATTCTTACGGCGCTTCGGTTGACCAGAACGCGTCATCTTCTCTGTCTGACGTGCGATATGCCGGGCGTCGGTTTGGATGCCATCGACGAATTGGGTCTGCCGGAGGAACATCAGGATGTTGTCTACGCTTCAAAGATGTTCTTCCCGATGGTCTTTCGTGTGACACCGGCTTTGCTTTCCGTTGCGGTGAATCGACTTCAACAAGATCAATGTGAAATTGAATCGTTCTTGAAGCTATTGAACGGACGAGCGATCGTGCTCGCGGCCGCTGGAGGTCACGCCAATTTGAATACGCCCGAGGATGCAAAGCCCCATCGAGACTCACCGTGAAGCTTCGTCACCTTGTGCCGTTCGGCATTTTGGAGTCGCAAAAGCCGAAACATTTTCGTTCGATGCTCAATGCCGCTTGGGCGAATCGAGACTCTCTCGGCTATGGGTGGCGAATTCTCAAACATGGCGTATGCGACGGCTGTTCGCTCGGTCCGTATGGCCTCAAAGACAACGTCATGAACGGAATCCATCTCTGCATGACCCGGCTCAATCTCCTTCGGTTGAACACGATGGGCCCATTCGATCCGGATCGCTTGCCGGACGTCGAAGGACTTCGGCAGATGACCAACGAGGAGTTGCATGCGCTGGGACGAATCCCCGCTCCACTCCGTCTTCGCCGAGGGGAGTCACGATTTCGACGAATCGATTGGAATGAAGCATTCACGACCATCGGTTCGACGATTAAAAAGCTCAGGTCCGATGGAAAATCCGATCGAATCGGGATGTACGTCACGTCGCGCGGCCTGACGAACGAAACGTATTACTTGGCCCGAAAGCTCAGTTCCTTAATCGGCACGAACAACATCGATCTCTGCGCCCGCCTCTGCCACGCGGCGTCCGTCGACGGATTGAAAGATACACTCGGCGTCGGGGCGCCGACCTGTTCGCTCTCGGATCTGATCGGCAGTGACCTGGTGGTCATTTTCGGAAGCAATTTGGCGAACAATCAGCCGGTCACGATGAAGTATTTGCACTACGCCAAAAAGCGCGGCACGAAGGTTCTAGTCATCAACCCGTACCGAGAGCCGGGACTGGAACGGTATTGGGTCCCGTCCGTTCCCTCGAGCGCCCTCTTCGGAACGAAAATTATGGACGATTTCTTCCAAGTGTCGATCGGCGGCGACATCGCGTTTATGAACGGCGTTCTCAAGGCCCTTGTCCAAACCAGCGGTGTGGACGAAAAATTTATTTCACGCGCTACCTCCGGATTCGATGAACTGAAAGCGCACGTGAATGCTTTGTCCTGGGCGATGCTTGAAGAGAATTCCGGACTCCAGAGGGTCGATATGGAACGGTTCGCCCGAATTTATTCCCGCGCTCGATCGGCCGTCTTCGTCTATAGCATGGGGCTGACGCAACATCGATTCGGCGTGGATAACGTGAAGTCGATCGTCAATCTGGCCCTCGCCCGCGGAATGCTCGGGAAAGAAAAATGCGGGATTCTGCCGATCCGGGGTCACAGCGGCGTTCAAGGCGGCGGTGAATGCGGAATCGATCCGGGAAAACTGCCGGGGAATGTGCCATTGACGCCCGAAAGCGCGGCCTATTTCGAGCGGGAGTGGGGAGAGCCGGTGGCTCAATCGAAAGGACTGCGGATCGGCCAGATGTTGGAAGCCGCTTTCGAAGGCAAAATCTCGATGCTCTATAACGTCGGCGGCAACCTGTTCGAAACCATGCCGGACCCGGATTACATGCGCGAGGCGATGCAGCGTGTGCCGTTCCGGGTTCATCAGGACATCGTCTTGAACCGATCGACGGTTCTGGAGGGCGACGATGTCCTCCTCTTGCCGGCCCAAACGCGCTACGAGCAAAAAGGAGGAGGAACGTCGACGAATACGGAACGTCGGATACGGTTCACACCGGAAATCCCCGGCCACCCTGTTGGCGAGGCCAGATCCGAATGGGAAATATTGAGCGCCGTCGGCCGTCAAATCTTTCCGAATGCGGGCGGCCCATTCTCCTTTTCCGACGCTCAAGTCGTCCGGGATGAAATGGGGCGTGTGATGCCGATGTACAACGGCATTCAAAATCTTCAGAAGGAGGGGGACCAACTTCAGTGGGGTGGGAAAACACTTTTTGCCGGCGGAACATTTTCAAAGATGCCGAACGGCAGAGCGCGTTTCTCGGCTATTTCACCGCCGAAACTCGAGATTCCGGAAGGCTGCGTCTACGTCACGACGCGGAGGGGGAAGCAGTTTAATTCCATGACGTACGGTTCGAATGACCCGCTGACGAATCGCAAACGGACCGACATTTTCGTCTCCGGCCACGACGCTGACCGATTGGGTTTGCAGGAAGGCGAGAAGATTCGTCTGCGATCCGATGTCGGTCAGATGGATGGAACCTGCCGAATCGCTCCGATTCCTCCGCGGAATGTTCAAGTGCATTGGCCCGAGGGGAATGTTCTAATCGCCCGCCGGTACGATCCGGTGTCATTTGAACCGGATTACAACGCCGTCGCGCGGATTGAAAAGATCCTATAGAGTATTCATTCTACCGATGACGCGACTCGGGCTTACCGCGCTACTAGGGTTGTTGGCGAATACCGCTGCATGCGTACCTAATCTGGGACGCACAAATGCCAGACTTGAAGACGGGGTCGATTTTGCGGTTTCCGCCGGTCCCGCGTTTGTGGCGCCAGGAGAAGGGACCAACTCAAATGCGGATGATTAAAAATGGGAATCGATCTTGAATTCTTGGCCTGGTTCGTGGGAATTGGGATCGCCATTTGGATTCCGGCAATTTTGTTCAAAGTTCGTATTCCAGGCCGATTGCATTTTACGGAAATTCCCGACGAAACATTACCGAAACATCTTTTCCGATGGTTTCAAACCATGGATCAACATTTGAAGCCGCTTGGATTCCATCCCATCGCGAATTTGAAAATGAATACGCCGGGACAAAATATGACACGATTCTATCAACACGCGGGTCATAGCGGACTTTGTCAAGTAGCCGCCATCCAAAATAAGAACATTGGCGCGCAGCTGGTCGATTTTCAGCAGGAATTGACCGACGGCCGGTTGATTTGGACACGGAATAGCCCCATCAACGATCTACTGCCAACGCGCAAGACCGCCATACGTAAAGAGTATCCCGACATCAAAGACGCAAAACAGCTCTATGAAATTCACGAAGAGCGCATTCGCAAAGAGGGTGTTGGGCGTACCGAGAGACAGGATAAAGACGCGATCCTGGCAGCCATGAATAGACATCACATGGAATGGCTGTCGCAACTCACTCAGGCCGAATGTGTCGTGCCCATGCGTAATGGCGAGACCTTTCGTTTGACCACGCGGATGGTTATTCGGTTTGTGGTTTCCTACTTTAACCCCCTTGGTGACTATTTTTCGGTCCCTCGTTTCGTGATCGCATTGTGCGTTGGTATCGGCGTCCCTCTTTTCTGGCATGAAATGACAGGCGAACTCTTCGCCAAGATCGTCAATAAAGTAATCGATCCGGAATCGGGGGCCCGGACGCTTCCCCCCATCGCGTGGTCTATTCTCATGTTTGTTCTCACGTCTGTTTTTGCGTATGGAGGTGCGATTGTTTCGGGTGTGACGTTCGGCCTACTCTTTCGACATAAAGCGATTCTTTGGATCATCCTCACGTATCTGGCCGTGCGTACTCTTTCGAGCAAAGTCGGGGGATCGATTCCGAGCGAAGTTGCGGGAGCGATCAATATCTTTATCGCGTTCATTGCAGCAACGATGGTTGGGTTTGTACGGGGCCGCCTACACCTTTTTTGTGGCAAAACGGATACAAAGTCCATTTGATGGCAGGCGCCAAAACCGATTGGAAGTTTCACGGAATGACACCACTCGGCTTGGCCGGAGATTCTCAAGTACCTAACGAAGTTATCGATCAGCTGAAACGATAAAAAGCACCCTCCCGCAAAATGTGATGTAACTTTATTTACCGTGAGCAATTAAAAATCATTCTTCTCTACGGACAAGTTATTGATATTTACTGATTCTAGCTTCGTCGAGAAATAGGCATAAACGTTGCTTTTTGGAACCGCACAATGTCTTTCCGTCAAATTCCCGTAGCGCTATCCGCAGCCGTTTTCCTTGCCCTTTTTGTTTCTGCTTGTGAAACCGACCCCAGGCTGGCAATAAAAGGACGGTATAGCGGACGTCAGCCCGTGCTCTGAGGGGTGTTATCCTCAGAGCACGTAGTTTGGTCTAAACAAACTTTTCAAGGAGCTGACGATGAAAGCAAAATACTCCATAGGGATCGATCTGCACAAGTCTGTGATCCAAGTCTGTGTATTGGATGAGGGAGGCGAGGTGATCGAGGAGTTTCGGGAATCGATCGAGACACTGGAGCTAGGAATGGCCGTGGTGGGGTGGTTAACAAAGTGGCGAGACGGCGGTCGTCTGGTGGTGGAAGCTGTGGGCGTCAATCGGAGTTTTGTCAACGCTTGCCAGGAAGCGGGACTTGGGATCGTGGTGGCCGATCCGGTGAAATTGAATTTGCAGATGCTGGGAAGGAAGACGGATCGTCGGGACGCCAAGGAATTAGCGCGGAGGTTGTATTTG from Bdellovibrionota bacterium includes the following:
- a CDS encoding molybdenum cofactor guanylyltransferase, whose protein sequence is MKLETLTAAVLSGGESRRMGSDKALLRTDGGTTWIERVVWVARSRAVRTIVVTGRSPRYVDLFDPSTAEIVPDDSDVHGKGPLGGILTALRLTRTRHLLCLTCDMPGVGLDAIDELGLPEEHQDVVYASKMFFPMVFRVTPALLSVAVNRLQQDQCEIESFLKLLNGRAIVLAAAGGHANLNTPEDAKPHRDSP
- a CDS encoding transposase, which translates into the protein MKAKYSIGIDLHKSVIQVCVLDEGGEVIEEFRESIETLELGMAVVGWLTKWRDGGRLVVEAVGVNRSFVNACQEAGLGIVVADPVKLNLQMLGRKTDRRDAKELARRLYLGDIDAYATTYYPTEDEYGVRKVLRVRHHLVKVRQQITS
- a CDS encoding FdhF/YdeP family oxidoreductase is translated as MKLRHLVPFGILESQKPKHFRSMLNAAWANRDSLGYGWRILKHGVCDGCSLGPYGLKDNVMNGIHLCMTRLNLLRLNTMGPFDPDRLPDVEGLRQMTNEELHALGRIPAPLRLRRGESRFRRIDWNEAFTTIGSTIKKLRSDGKSDRIGMYVTSRGLTNETYYLARKLSSLIGTNNIDLCARLCHAASVDGLKDTLGVGAPTCSLSDLIGSDLVVIFGSNLANNQPVTMKYLHYAKKRGTKVLVINPYREPGLERYWVPSVPSSALFGTKIMDDFFQVSIGGDIAFMNGVLKALVQTSGVDEKFISRATSGFDELKAHVNALSWAMLEENSGLQRVDMERFARIYSRARSAVFVYSMGLTQHRFGVDNVKSIVNLALARGMLGKEKCGILPIRGHSGVQGGGECGIDPGKLPGNVPLTPESAAYFEREWGEPVAQSKGLRIGQMLEAAFEGKISMLYNVGGNLFETMPDPDYMREAMQRVPFRVHQDIVLNRSTVLEGDDVLLLPAQTRYEQKGGGTSTNTERRIRFTPEIPGHPVGEARSEWEILSAVGRQIFPNAGGPFSFSDAQVVRDEMGRVMPMYNGIQNLQKEGDQLQWGGKTLFAGGTFSKMPNGRARFSAISPPKLEIPEGCVYVTTRRGKQFNSMTYGSNDPLTNRKRTDIFVSGHDADRLGLQEGEKIRLRSDVGQMDGTCRIAPIPPRNVQVHWPEGNVLIARRYDPVSFEPDYNAVARIEKIL
- the fdhD gene encoding formate dehydrogenase accessory sulfurtransferase FdhD — encoded protein: MSERLTTVERRRMSGVEWEFPSNDQLVSEEPLEMRLNGEALAVTMRTPGDDFELVRGFLYTEQIVNRPEEILGLERPGNGAKESHTNVVSATVPPKILEGKCWLRNFYASSSCGVCGKASIEQLRLTRPIIESSFRVGVERLYQVVGRMRKLQALFNQTGGLHAAALFNERGEVVVVREDVGRHNAVDKVVGWAMESYQVPVRDLGLFVSGRSSFEIVQKAIAAGIPFVGAISAPSSLAVSLAKEYRVTLAGFVRGETCSVYSEPDRIQSNET